AGCGCACCCCGGCCTGGGCCGCGAGGTGAATGACGCGATCGAACTTCTCCTCGGTGAACAGACGCTCCATGCCCGCACGGTCGGCGACGTCCATCTTCACGAAGCGAAACGCGGGGTGCGGCGTCAGCCGCGCCAGCCGGCTCTCCTTCAGCCTCGGATCGTAGTAGTCGTTGAGGTTGTCCAGCCCGACCACTTCATCGCCACGGGCGAGCAGGCGTTCGGAGGTGTGCATGCCGATGAAGCCGGCAGCGCCGGTGACGAGAATTTTCATGATGTCTATGCAATGGATGACAGGAATGCGGCGATTATCTCATGAGCGTCATGACGATTGCCCTTCGATCATGTCACGCCCTTATACTTTCGCCGTCCCATCATTCCCGGCCCCGATGCTGCAACGCCTGCCCTACTCCCTGCTGTGGTTGCTCGCCCTTCCCCTCGTCCTGCTCCGCCTGCTGTGGCGCGCGCGCAAGCAGCCCGCCTACCTCCGCCACGTGAGGGAACGCTTCGGCAGCTACGGCGTTCGCGCACCGGGCCCGACGATCTGGGTTCACGCGGTATCGGTCGGCGAAACACGGGCCGCCGAGCCCTTGCTCCGCGCCCTGCTGGCACGCTGGCCCGAGCACACCATCGTGCTCACGCACATGACCCCGACCGGGCGCGCAACCTCGAAGTCCCTGTTTGCCGACGAGGCCCGGATCCTGCGCGTCTATCTGCCCTACGACCTCGGCTTTTTCGTCGAACGTTTTCTGCGCCACTTTCACCCGGCCTTCGGCGTGATCATGGAAACCGAGTTGTGGCCCAACCTGCTCGCCGTGTGCCATCGGCGCAGTATTCCGGTGCTGCTCGCCAACGCCCGCCTGTCCCCGCGCTCCGCAAGTCGCTATGCCCGCTTCCCGTCACTGACCGGTCTCACCCTCGGCGCCCTCAGTGCCATCGGTGCCCAGACCGCCGCCGATGCGGCACGCCTGTCAGCGCTCGGCGCGCGCCGTGTCAGCATTACCGGCAACATCAAGTTCGACATGACCCCGCCCGACGAGGTCCCCGCGCTGGCGCACATCTTTCGCACCCGTTGCGGCACACGGCCGATCCTGCTTGCCGCGAGCACGCGCGACGGTGAGGAGGCCCTGTTGCTGGATGCCTTTGCCCGTCTCGCGCCGCCCGAGGTCCTGCTGGTGATCGTACCCCGCCACCCGCAGCGCTTCGATGAGGTCGGCGCGCTCGTGCAGTCGCGCGGGCTGACGCTGCAGCGGCGCAGCGACAACGCCCCAGTGGACAGCGATACCCGGATCTGGCTGGGTGACTCGATGGGCGAGATGTTTGCCTACTACGCAGCTGCAGATGTGGCGCTGATCGGCGGCAGCTGGCTGCCGCTCGGCGGACAGAATCTGATTGAAGCCTGCGCGGTGGGCACCCCAGTGCTGGTCGGCCCGCACACGTTCAACTTCGAGCAGGTTGCGCAACAGGCCATCGAACTTGGTGGCGCAGCACGCCTGGAAACACTCGAGCAGGGCGTGCACAGCGCGCTCGACCTGATCGCCGACGCCGACCGGCGCAATGCAATGTCACGGGCGGGGCTCGACTTTGCCGCCATCAACCGCGGCGCAACCGCACGCACGGTAGAGCTGCTCGCGGAGATGACCGCCTGAGCTGCCGTGGCGCCGGCCATCAGGCCAGCGCAGGGCTCAGTCCATGCCCCATTTCTGCAGGCGGTAGCGCAGCTGACGCAAGGTCATGCCGAGCTGGCGCGCCGCAGCAGAGCGGTTCCAGCGGTTTTCGTCGAGCGCACGCAAGACCTTGATGCGCTCGTCGTCCGAGTCGGCCACATCGTCGTCCTCGCCCGTATCCAGGTCGAGCCCCGTCTGCGTCAGCCCCTCGCACTGCTGCAGGTCGAGATCGGCAGCCGTGATCTGGTCGGATTCGCACAGCGCGCAGGCACGCTCGAGCAGGTTTTCCAGCTCGCGCACATTGCCCGGAAAGCTGTGCCCGGAGAGGGCTGCGAGCGCATCGGGCGACAGCTGCCTGACCGCCCCGCCCTCACGCTCGGCCAGCCGTCCCAGCACATGTGCGGCGAGATCAGGGATGTCTTCCGGGCGCTCTCGCAATGGCGGCACGCGCAGCGTGATCACGTTGATGCGGAAGTAGAGATCCTGACGGAAGCGGTTCTCGTTCACCAGCTGCGCGAGGTCGCGGTGGGAGGCCGAGAGGATGCGGACATCGACCGATTCCTCGGCATGCGCACCGACGGGGCGCACTGCGCGCTCCTGAATGGCGCGCAAGAGCTTGACCTGCATCGACAGGGGCAGCTCGCCGACCTCGTCGAGGAACAGGGTGCCGCCGTTGGCCGCCTGGAACAGCCCCTCCTTGTCGGTCGCCGCACCGGTGAAGCTGCCCTTGCGATGACCGAAGAACTCGCTCTCCATCAGCTCGGGCGAGATCGCACCGCAGTTTACCGGCACGAAGGGCGCAGCCGCCCGCGCACCGAGGCTGTGGATCAGGCGCGCGATCACTTCCTTGCCCGTACCCGACTCCCCATGGATGAATACCGGCGCCTGATTGCGCGCCAGCTTCTCGACCTGCCCCCGCAACTGCGCCAGCGCAGCCGAAGTCCCGATCAGCTTGCGCCCGCCTTCACCCTGCGCCGCGTCCGACGGCGCCTGCAGCTTCAGTGCGTGCGTGACCAGTTCGCGCAAGGCCTTGAGCTCGACCGGCTTGGTCACGAAATCGAAGGCACCGACCTTGAGTGCACGGATCGCGGTCTCGATACTGCCGAAGGCGGTGATCACGGCCACCGGCAGGCCCGGGCACTGGCGCTGGATGTGCTCGACCAGCTCCAGTCCGTCGCCATCGGGCAGTCGCATGTCGGTCAGGCAGAGCCGGTAGCGGCGACCTTCGAGCAGGGTCCTGGCTTCGGCCACCGTGCCAGCTGCATCGCAACCCAGCCCCATGCGCATCAGCGAGAGTTCGAGCAGTTCGCGGATGTCTTCCTCGTCATCGATCACCAGCACATCCACGCTGGCACTGCGGTTACGGCGATCTGAAACGCTCATGGACAACTCCGTCCGGTCAGCACGAAATGCGCGCCCGTGGAGTCCGACACGGGCTCCAGCGTGGCGTCGTTGGCGTCGGCAAGCTCCCGGGCAATATACAGCCCGAGGCCGGTACCTTTGGCGTGCGTGGTGAAGAAGGGCTCGAACAGGTGGGCGCGGGTGTTCTTGTCCAGCCCCGGTCCGTCATCCTGCACATGCAAGCGTACGCAGCCGTCCGCGCCCACGTCTGCGCGGATGCGCACCGAGCCCGGCTGGGCAGAGCAGTAGCGGCGAGCGTTGCCCAGCAGGTTGTCGAGAATCTGGTGCAGGTGCGCGCGATCGATTGCGAGCGTGAGCTCAGGGTCGATCTCGACGCTGAAAATCGCGCGTTCGGCCCCGTCGCGCAGCCCCTGCGCATCGACCACCTCGGTCACGAACCGGGCAAGTGGCAGCGCCTCGGGCTGCGCCTGCTGACGACGCCCGAGGGCGAGCACGTCGCGGATCATGCGCTCGATGCGCTGCGCGTTGTCGTTGATGATGCGCGCCAGCCGGCCCTGCATGTCGGCCCGTTTCTCCTCCTGAAGCAGCTCTGCCGCCTGGGTGACGGCCGACAGCGGATTGCGGATCTCATGCGCCATGCTGGCCGTCAGCCGCCCCAGCGCCGCAAGCTTGAGTTGCTGCATCTGACGCTGGATATCCTCGAAATCGGTCAGGTAGATCAGGACATCGCCCCCGGTTGCCGCTTCGGAATCCGCTTCCATCACGCGACAGCGCAGCAGCCTGCGTGCAGGCCCGAGCCGCATCAGACGCCCGTCCGCACCGCCACACTGCGCGCGGCAGTCGC
This genomic interval from Parazoarcus communis contains the following:
- the waaA gene encoding lipid IV(A) 3-deoxy-D-manno-octulosonic acid transferase, with the translated sequence MLQRLPYSLLWLLALPLVLLRLLWRARKQPAYLRHVRERFGSYGVRAPGPTIWVHAVSVGETRAAEPLLRALLARWPEHTIVLTHMTPTGRATSKSLFADEARILRVYLPYDLGFFVERFLRHFHPAFGVIMETELWPNLLAVCHRRSIPVLLANARLSPRSASRYARFPSLTGLTLGALSAIGAQTAADAARLSALGARRVSITGNIKFDMTPPDEVPALAHIFRTRCGTRPILLAASTRDGEEALLLDAFARLAPPEVLLVIVPRHPQRFDEVGALVQSRGLTLQRRSDNAPVDSDTRIWLGDSMGEMFAYYAAADVALIGGSWLPLGGQNLIEACAVGTPVLVGPHTFNFEQVAQQAIELGGAARLETLEQGVHSALDLIADADRRNAMSRAGLDFAAINRGATARTVELLAEMTA
- a CDS encoding sensor histidine kinase yields the protein MGDSVLSGVDPARLQSLRFFNLFRLIIAGIFLVAGRELNLGSEHPTIFLVTAICYLGAVLALGFPDAARRMGFDRLVTLQVVIDVFMLTAFMWSSGGFRSGMPVLMMIVLAGAGLVAEGRMVLFLAALTTLAVLTENGWRFIADGTPGDFLQVGITCIAFFGIALVARLLALRAKNNASLAERRGKELVKQQAVNERIIRDMRDGVIVLGPDGFVRQANPQAAGLLGLQSMDGLALADIDSAFGDCRAQCGGADGRLMRLGPARRLLRCRVMEADSEAATGGDVLIYLTDFEDIQRQMQQLKLAALGRLTASMAHEIRNPLSAVTQAAELLQEEKRADMQGRLARIINDNAQRIERMIRDVLALGRRQQAQPEALPLARFVTEVVDAQGLRDGAERAIFSVEIDPELTLAIDRAHLHQILDNLLGNARRYCSAQPGSVRIRADVGADGCVRLHVQDDGPGLDKNTRAHLFEPFFTTHAKGTGLGLYIARELADANDATLEPVSDSTGAHFVLTGRSCP
- a CDS encoding sigma-54-dependent transcriptional regulator, yielding MSVSDRRNRSASVDVLVIDDEEDIRELLELSLMRMGLGCDAAGTVAEARTLLEGRRYRLCLTDMRLPDGDGLELVEHIQRQCPGLPVAVITAFGSIETAIRALKVGAFDFVTKPVELKALRELVTHALKLQAPSDAAQGEGGRKLIGTSAALAQLRGQVEKLARNQAPVFIHGESGTGKEVIARLIHSLGARAAAPFVPVNCGAISPELMESEFFGHRKGSFTGAATDKEGLFQAANGGTLFLDEVGELPLSMQVKLLRAIQERAVRPVGAHAEESVDVRILSASHRDLAQLVNENRFRQDLYFRINVITLRVPPLRERPEDIPDLAAHVLGRLAEREGGAVRQLSPDALAALSGHSFPGNVRELENLLERACALCESDQITAADLDLQQCEGLTQTGLDLDTGEDDDVADSDDERIKVLRALDENRWNRSAAARQLGMTLRQLRYRLQKWGMD